A genomic segment from Bosea sp. OAE506 encodes:
- a CDS encoding BtpA/SgcQ family protein, with translation MTTLRVFAARPLVIAALHLPDFGRMRDKSMAWLEDYVATNARVFAQAGVPYIKLQDQTREAGPMAASSLAMTAALARFLRAEVPDIGLGIIVEAHDPVASLSIAHAAGADFVRLKVFVGAAMTAQGPRTGMGAQALAFRNALGRDDIAILADVHDRTAVPMSSETPEFAAEWAQKTGADGLILTGADWADSLSRIRRARETGIKRPILLGGSVTTGNVGEALTAADGVIVSTALMRKDAAASDVLRWDLDLCRRFMDAARG, from the coding sequence TTGACCACGCTCCGCGTCTTCGCCGCCCGCCCCCTCGTCATCGCTGCGCTGCACCTGCCGGATTTCGGCCGGATGCGCGACAAGAGCATGGCCTGGCTGGAGGATTACGTGGCGACCAATGCGCGGGTCTTCGCGCAGGCAGGCGTTCCCTACATCAAGCTGCAGGACCAGACCCGCGAGGCCGGGCCGATGGCGGCGAGTTCGCTCGCCATGACCGCCGCCCTCGCCCGCTTCCTGCGGGCCGAGGTGCCCGATATCGGGCTCGGCATCATCGTGGAGGCGCATGATCCGGTCGCCTCGCTGTCGATCGCCCATGCGGCGGGGGCCGATTTCGTGCGGCTCAAGGTCTTCGTCGGCGCCGCGATGACGGCGCAGGGGCCGCGCACCGGCATGGGCGCGCAGGCGCTCGCCTTCCGCAACGCGCTGGGCCGGGACGACATCGCAATCCTCGCCGACGTGCATGACCGCACCGCCGTGCCGATGTCGTCCGAGACGCCGGAATTCGCCGCCGAATGGGCCCAGAAGACCGGCGCCGACGGTCTGATCCTGACCGGGGCGGACTGGGCGGATTCGCTGTCCCGCATCCGTCGTGCCCGCGAGACGGGAATCAAGCGGCCGATCCTGCTGGGCGGCAGTGTGACGACCGGCAATGTCGGCGAGGCGCTGACCGCCGCCGACGGCGTGATCGTCTCGACGGCCCTGATGCGCAAGGACGCCGCGGCGTCCGACGTGCTGCGCTGGGATCTCGATCTCTGCCGGCGCTTCATGGACGCCGCGCGCGGCTGA
- a CDS encoding DeoR/GlpR family DNA-binding transcription regulator has product MSSTQALPDLARGRTLPRHERIIERLSAKGVVEVAALAEELGVSAVTIRADLDALEKRQLIRRIRGGAMALRPARFERPVDLPSQSFSDEKERIADQAAALVRDGETVILDAGTTTLAIAHALPAALTDVVVVTNGLDIALALQAHEGVTVIVTGGRLKRGGRNARSSSLISPFGTTLLREINADLAFLCCAGVDAARGFTNGNWEEAEVKKAMMASARRVVFVADHGKIGHVGSARIAPLDQADLLITDQGAAAADIQALEAAGVQVTIA; this is encoded by the coding sequence ATGTCCTCCACGCAAGCCCTGCCCGATCTCGCCCGCGGCCGCACATTGCCGCGCCACGAGCGCATCATCGAAAGGCTCTCGGCCAAGGGCGTGGTCGAGGTCGCGGCGCTGGCCGAGGAGCTTGGCGTCTCCGCGGTGACGATCCGCGCCGATCTCGACGCGCTGGAGAAGCGCCAGCTCATCCGCCGAATCCGCGGCGGGGCGATGGCGCTCCGCCCGGCCCGCTTCGAGCGCCCCGTCGACCTGCCGAGCCAGTCCTTTTCGGACGAGAAAGAGCGCATCGCCGACCAGGCGGCCGCCCTCGTCCGCGACGGCGAAACCGTCATCCTCGACGCCGGAACGACCACGCTCGCCATCGCCCACGCCTTGCCGGCCGCGCTCACCGATGTCGTCGTCGTCACCAACGGTCTCGACATCGCGCTGGCACTGCAGGCGCATGAGGGCGTCACCGTCATCGTCACCGGCGGGCGCCTCAAGCGCGGCGGTCGCAATGCCCGCTCCAGCAGCCTGATCTCGCCCTTCGGCACGACGCTGCTGCGTGAGATCAACGCCGATCTCGCCTTTCTCTGCTGTGCCGGCGTCGATGCTGCCCGCGGCTTCACCAATGGCAACTGGGAAGAGGCGGAGGTGAAGAAGGCGATGATGGCCTCGGCCCGGCGCGTCGTCTTCGTCGCCGACCACGGCAAGATCGGTCATGTCGGCAGTGCCCGCATCGCGCCGCTCGACCAGGCGGATCTGCTGATCACCGACCAGGGCGCGGCGGCGGCCGACATCCAGGCGCTCGAGGCGGCGGGGGTTCAGGTCACCATCGCGTGA
- a CDS encoding sigma-70 family RNA polymerase sigma factor — MSLDDFEAVLHPAFMAGLEGDAGAYRRFLGLIGGRLRGFLRGHLARAGIASAEEAEDVLQETLLALHLSRHTYDPAVPVSAWAHAIARYKLIDHLRRSGRHRGHLQIEDEALSQAAPGSAASDAKLDVERALAALPERTRTLIDRVKLQGGSLADAAQATGMTENAAKVALHRGLKAMAKVLSRRGTRTP; from the coding sequence GTGTCGCTCGACGATTTCGAAGCCGTGCTGCACCCCGCCTTCATGGCCGGGCTCGAAGGCGACGCCGGCGCCTATCGCCGCTTCCTCGGCTTGATCGGGGGGCGTCTGCGCGGCTTCCTGCGCGGTCATCTGGCGCGGGCCGGCATCGCCAGCGCCGAGGAGGCGGAGGACGTACTGCAGGAGACTCTGCTGGCGCTGCATCTGTCGCGGCATACCTACGACCCGGCCGTGCCCGTCTCGGCCTGGGCCCATGCCATCGCCCGCTACAAGCTGATCGACCATCTGCGGCGCTCAGGCCGGCATCGCGGCCATCTGCAGATCGAGGACGAAGCGCTCTCCCAGGCGGCCCCCGGCAGCGCCGCCAGCGACGCCAAGCTCGATGTCGAGCGTGCGCTCGCCGCCCTGCCGGAACGCACGCGAACGCTGATCGATCGCGTCAAGCTCCAAGGCGGGAGCCTCGCCGATGCGGCCCAGGCCACCGGCATGACCGAAAACGCGGCCAAGGTCGCGCTGCATCGTGGTCTGAAGGCGATGGCGAAGGTGCTCAGCCGACGCGGAACGCGAACGCCATGA
- a CDS encoding DUF1109 domain-containing protein: MKTDDLVTLLASDSGPVETAGFARATGLTALAGLAACAAVVLLMFGPRLDLAAAAMTLPVLAKFVLGASVAGLALIAFQRSLRPGRAAGGLLALVLLPVAAVLAWALTVLAAQPMPAWPALLLGRTWSACLVLVPLYALLPLAGLFVLARRGAPVRPRLTGLAAGVGAAGLATLAYALHCPEDAVPFLATWYPLAMAVAGGLGALAGPRLLRW; the protein is encoded by the coding sequence ATGAAAACCGACGATCTCGTCACCCTCCTCGCCAGCGACTCCGGCCCCGTCGAGACGGCGGGCTTCGCCCGCGCGACGGGGCTGACCGCGCTGGCCGGGCTCGCCGCCTGCGCCGCCGTGGTCCTCCTGATGTTCGGGCCGCGCCTCGACCTGGCCGCGGCCGCCATGACGCTGCCCGTTCTCGCCAAATTCGTCCTGGGCGCCTCGGTGGCCGGCCTTGCGCTCATCGCCTTCCAGCGCAGCCTGCGGCCGGGCCGGGCGGCGGGCGGCCTGCTCGCGCTCGTCCTGCTGCCGGTCGCGGCCGTGCTCGCCTGGGCGCTGACGGTGCTGGCGGCCCAGCCGATGCCGGCCTGGCCCGCGCTCCTGCTCGGGCGAACCTGGTCGGCCTGCCTCGTGCTGGTGCCGCTCTATGCACTACTGCCGCTGGCCGGGCTGTTCGTGCTCGCCCGACGCGGCGCGCCGGTGCGGCCGCGCCTGACGGGACTCGCGGCCGGGGTCGGCGCGGCGGGGCTTGCGACGCTCGCCTACGCGCTGCACTGCCCGGAAGACGCCGTGCCCTTCCTCGCCACCTGGTATCCCCTGGCGATGGCCGTCGCCGGTGGGCTCGGGGCGCTCGCCGG
- a CDS encoding PHB depolymerase family esterase, with protein MIRRWPLWLALAGLVLAGPGLAAPVEACPGEQGCRVEGGHYRLILPDAAADRAPLAALMYFHGWQGSAEETAADVGLRALATRLGIALIAPDGAGRTWSYPGSPGRHRDEFAFVGRVLDDVAARFPVDSSRIMASGFSQGGSMVWYLACRMPERFRAFAPVAGAFWEPLPASCAGPRPALIHTHGTADGTVPLAGRALRNGYRQGDVFRSLAILDPQARAVTVADFATAPDSLSCLPLSAAGAPPLELCLHAGGHVVDPAWIERAWRLTMTEPSPRADHLSVKR; from the coding sequence ATGATCCGCCGCTGGCCGCTCTGGCTCGCCCTCGCCGGCCTTGTTCTGGCAGGCCCCGGCCTCGCCGCGCCGGTCGAGGCCTGCCCGGGCGAGCAGGGCTGCCGGGTCGAGGGCGGGCATTATCGGCTGATCCTGCCCGATGCTGCCGCTGACAGGGCCCCGCTTGCGGCGCTGATGTACTTCCATGGCTGGCAGGGCTCGGCCGAGGAAACCGCCGCCGATGTCGGCCTGCGCGCGCTGGCGACGCGGCTCGGCATCGCCCTGATCGCGCCCGACGGCGCCGGGCGCACCTGGTCCTATCCGGGGTCGCCGGGCCGACATCGCGACGAATTCGCCTTCGTCGGCCGGGTTCTCGACGATGTCGCAGCGCGCTTCCCGGTCGATTCAAGCCGGATCATGGCGAGCGGCTTCTCGCAGGGCGGCTCGATGGTCTGGTATCTCGCCTGCCGGATGCCGGAGCGCTTCCGGGCCTTCGCGCCGGTTGCCGGTGCCTTCTGGGAGCCGCTGCCCGCCTCCTGCGCCGGACCGCGGCCCGCCCTGATCCATACCCATGGCACGGCGGACGGCACCGTGCCGCTCGCCGGCCGCGCCCTGCGCAACGGCTACCGCCAGGGCGATGTCTTCAGGAGCCTCGCCATCCTCGATCCGCAGGCGAGGGCGGTGACGGTGGCGGATTTTGCCACCGCTCCGGATTCGCTCTCCTGCCTGCCGCTGAGCGCGGCCGGCGCTCCGCCCCTGGAACTCTGCCTGCACGCCGGCGGCCATGTCGTCGATCCCGCGTGGATCGAGCGGGCCTGGCGGCTGACGATGACCGAGCCGTCCCCGCGCGCCGATCACCTTTCCGTGAAGCGGTAA
- a CDS encoding SDR family oxidoreductase codes for MSRKVAIVTAGGSGMGAATARRLAKDGYNVAILSSSGKGEALALELGGLGVTGSNLSGDDVRRLVDLTMERWGRVDALVNSAGHGPRGPILEITDEDWQRGLDVYFLSAVRAIRLVTPMMQAQKSGAIVNITTAWAFEPEAMFPTSAMARAGLATFTKIFVDQYGADNIRMNNVQPGWIDSLPATEERRQRVPMQRYGRSDEIAGTIAFLLSPDAGYITGQNIRVDGGLTRSI; via the coding sequence ATGAGCAGGAAAGTAGCGATCGTCACCGCCGGTGGCAGCGGCATGGGGGCAGCCACGGCGCGCCGCCTCGCCAAGGACGGCTATAACGTTGCGATCCTCTCCTCCTCCGGCAAGGGCGAGGCGCTGGCGCTAGAGTTGGGCGGGCTCGGGGTCACCGGCTCGAACCTCTCCGGCGACGACGTGAGGCGCTTAGTCGACCTGACGATGGAGCGCTGGGGCCGCGTCGACGCGCTGGTCAACAGCGCCGGCCATGGTCCTCGCGGGCCGATCCTCGAGATCACGGACGAGGACTGGCAGCGCGGGCTCGACGTCTACTTCCTCAGCGCCGTGCGGGCGATCCGGCTGGTGACGCCGATGATGCAGGCTCAGAAATCCGGCGCGATCGTCAACATCACCACGGCCTGGGCGTTCGAGCCTGAGGCGATGTTCCCGACCTCGGCGATGGCGCGGGCGGGGCTCGCGACCTTCACCAAGATCTTCGTCGACCAGTATGGCGCCGACAACATCCGCATGAACAACGTCCAGCCGGGCTGGATCGACAGCCTGCCGGCGACGGAGGAGCGGCGCCAGCGCGTGCCAATGCAGCGCTATGGCCGCAGCGACGAGATCGCCGGCACCATCGCCTTCCTGCTGTCGCCGGATGCCGGCTACATCACCGGCCAGAACATCCGCGTCGATGGCGGGCTGACACGCTCGATCTGA
- a CDS encoding OpgC domain-containing protein, whose amino-acid sequence MAAPAPTSKRPRDERLDLFRGITMLIIFVAHVPANSWNAWIPARFGFSSGAELFVFCSGFASALAFGATFVRRGWWLGTARILQRLWQVYWAHVGLVVALVALATLLDTLVGSAELGRQFAPLMTDPERALFGLVTLTWQPDYLDILPMYLVILALIPLAIALRRLHPWLPFLMVALLYALVWTEGLNLPGNPWNGAGWFLNPFAWQAIFFIGFFIAMKWLPVPPLRRPGLLLAAAVFVVVSVPFSFWGILEHWPAGRELRELLLPAASEKSNLHPLRILHFLALAYLVLSAIEPVRDRLDAGLGHLLILIGRQSLAAFLGSIVLARLAWTASEIAGHDGLAVALLNVAGFAAILGVACVVGWFKRAPWAGPPPASRDTPAEAPASAPSRLREAS is encoded by the coding sequence ATGGCCGCGCCGGCACCGACGTCGAAGCGGCCGCGCGACGAGCGCCTCGACCTGTTCCGCGGCATCACGATGCTGATCATCTTCGTCGCCCATGTGCCGGCCAACAGCTGGAACGCCTGGATCCCCGCCCGCTTCGGCTTTTCGTCCGGGGCTGAACTCTTCGTTTTCTGCTCCGGCTTCGCCAGCGCGCTCGCTTTTGGGGCGACCTTCGTCCGGAGGGGCTGGTGGCTCGGCACGGCGCGCATCCTGCAGCGCCTCTGGCAGGTCTACTGGGCCCATGTCGGCCTCGTCGTCGCGCTGGTGGCGCTGGCCACGCTGCTCGACACGCTGGTCGGCAGCGCCGAGCTGGGGCGCCAGTTCGCGCCGCTGATGACGGATCCGGAGCGGGCGCTCTTCGGCCTCGTCACCCTGACCTGGCAGCCCGATTACCTCGACATCCTGCCGATGTATCTCGTCATCCTGGCGCTGATCCCGCTCGCCATCGCGCTGCGGCGGCTCCACCCCTGGCTGCCCTTCCTGATGGTGGCGCTGCTCTACGCGCTGGTCTGGACGGAAGGGCTGAACCTCCCCGGCAACCCCTGGAATGGCGCCGGCTGGTTCCTGAACCCTTTCGCCTGGCAGGCGATCTTCTTCATCGGCTTCTTCATCGCGATGAAGTGGCTGCCGGTGCCGCCGCTGCGCCGGCCCGGTCTGCTGCTGGCGGCCGCTGTCTTCGTGGTCGTGTCCGTGCCCTTCTCCTTCTGGGGCATCCTGGAGCATTGGCCCGCCGGCCGGGAGCTGCGCGAGCTCCTGCTGCCGGCAGCGTCGGAGAAGAGCAATCTCCACCCGCTGCGCATCTTGCACTTCCTGGCGCTCGCCTATCTCGTTTTGAGCGCGATCGAACCGGTCCGGGACCGGCTCGACGCCGGCCTCGGCCACCTGCTCATCCTGATCGGCCGGCAGTCGCTCGCGGCCTTCCTGGGCAGCATCGTGCTCGCGCGGCTCGCCTGGACGGCGTCGGAGATCGCGGGGCATGACGGGCTCGCCGTCGCCCTGCTCAACGTCGCGGGCTTCGCCGCCATCCTCGGCGTCGCCTGCGTCGTCGGCTGGTTCAAGCGCGCGCCCTGGGCCGGTCCGCCGCCCGCGTCCCGCGACACGCCCGCAGAGGCGCCTGCATCGGCCCCATCACGCCTGCGTGAAGCGAGTTGA
- a CDS encoding thiamine pyrophosphate-binding protein — protein MTIQTPPPAPMPAGTATLTGADIIAARLAAAGATHAFGIPGGEVLALVDGLGRAGIRFELARHENAAGFMAEGLWHVTGALPVLVATLGPGVSNAITAVAHAQQDRVPLIFITGCVDQALAESYTHQVFDHQAVLRPLVKASFRAAPGTEALVVDKALAIARSGRPGPVHIDLPIAVAEAPATTLPPPPVAPVAVGGPADLDRAVALLAGARRPLVLAGLDLVNENAAASLARLIDRTGAPLLTTYKGKGLLPEDDLRVIGGVGLSPKADALIRPLIEAADLIVLAGYDPIEMRQGWRNPWPADKPVIDIVAQALPHGMHRATMTLEGHVGTILDRLAERLSPATVWERGEPATIRAAFRRAFAAPDGWGPHAVFETLRAAAPSGTVATADSGAHRILLSQLWSCDGPRRLLQSTGLCTMGCALPLATGAALGSGQPTLCFVGDAGLEMVLGELATLRDLAVPVVIAVLVDEALGLIALKQKQMGLARAGVDLGLSDFAAVARAFGGHGATVDDRASLTREAAAAFARPGFSLLACRIDAAAYEGAF, from the coding sequence ATGACGATCCAGACCCCGCCGCCAGCCCCTATGCCGGCCGGCACGGCCACGCTGACGGGCGCCGACATCATCGCGGCGAGGTTGGCGGCGGCCGGCGCGACCCATGCCTTCGGCATCCCCGGCGGCGAGGTGCTGGCGCTGGTCGATGGGCTTGGGCGCGCGGGCATCCGCTTCGAACTCGCGCGGCACGAGAACGCCGCGGGCTTCATGGCCGAGGGGCTCTGGCACGTCACGGGCGCGCTGCCCGTCTTAGTGGCGACGCTGGGGCCAGGCGTCAGCAACGCCATCACCGCGGTCGCCCATGCCCAGCAGGATCGAGTGCCGCTGATCTTCATCACCGGCTGCGTCGATCAGGCGCTCGCCGAGAGCTACACCCACCAGGTCTTCGACCATCAGGCGGTGCTTCGCCCGCTGGTCAAGGCGAGCTTCCGCGCGGCGCCCGGCACCGAGGCGCTGGTCGTCGACAAGGCGCTCGCCATCGCCCGGTCCGGCCGGCCGGGCCCCGTTCATATCGACCTGCCCATCGCCGTCGCCGAGGCGCCCGCCACGACGCTTCCGCCGCCGCCGGTCGCCCCGGTGGCTGTCGGTGGGCCCGCCGATCTCGACCGCGCGGTGGCTTTGCTCGCCGGGGCACGCCGGCCGCTCGTTCTCGCCGGGCTCGACCTCGTCAACGAGAACGCCGCCGCCTCCCTAGCCCGGCTGATCGACCGGACCGGCGCGCCGCTGCTGACCACCTACAAGGGCAAGGGGCTGCTGCCCGAGGACGACCTGCGCGTCATCGGAGGCGTTGGCCTCTCGCCGAAGGCGGATGCGCTGATCCGCCCGCTGATCGAGGCGGCCGACCTGATCGTGCTGGCCGGCTATGACCCGATCGAGATGCGCCAGGGCTGGCGCAACCCCTGGCCGGCCGACAAGCCGGTCATCGACATCGTCGCCCAGGCGCTGCCGCATGGGATGCACCGCGCGACGATGACGCTCGAAGGCCATGTCGGCACCATCCTCGATCGGCTGGCCGAGCGGCTCTCACCCGCGACGGTCTGGGAGCGGGGCGAGCCGGCCACGATCCGCGCCGCCTTCCGTCGTGCCTTCGCGGCCCCCGACGGCTGGGGCCCGCATGCCGTCTTCGAGACGCTGCGGGCGGCGGCGCCGAGTGGCACGGTCGCGACGGCGGATTCCGGCGCGCATCGCATCCTGCTCTCGCAACTCTGGTCCTGCGACGGGCCGCGCCGCCTGCTGCAATCGACCGGGCTCTGCACCATGGGTTGTGCCCTGCCGCTGGCGACCGGCGCGGCGCTCGGCAGCGGGCAGCCGACGCTCTGCTTCGTCGGCGACGCCGGGCTGGAGATGGTGCTCGGCGAACTCGCGACGTTGCGCGATCTCGCTGTGCCCGTCGTCATCGCCGTGCTGGTCGACGAGGCGCTCGGCCTGATCGCGTTGAAGCAGAAGCAGATGGGGCTGGCCCGCGCTGGCGTCGATCTCGGCCTCAGCGACTTCGCCGCCGTGGCACGCGCCTTCGGTGGCCATGGCGCGACGGTTGATGACCGCGCGAGCCTTACCCGCGAGGCGGCCGCTGCCTTCGCGCGGCCCGGCTTCAGCCTGCTCGCCTGCCGCATCGACGCCGCCGCCTATGAGGGGGCCTTCTGA
- a CDS encoding PfkB family carbohydrate kinase: MTPELVTAGGLTVDHVISADGTVALARVGGNGAYSSVGALCWREPIGLVSVAVASYPRETLARLRDNGVALDGVVMVDVALESGNWFIYDDEGHRSERLTSRPEELAQAGFPTDRLTPQQVDDWQAHLRRRGDGGELSYSQFRDTHPMVAAQVPEHYLRARGAHCAPSRPVVLADLLPLFNGRGMVVTLDAGWQLAELSLDDLSPFLAQIDAFLPSEIELAALVPGVPIEQALALAAARCRGTAAVKLGPRGCLVWDKAAGAPVAVPVIPTHAIDPTGAGDSFCGGFLAGLVETGDPVLAAAFGAVSASLIVSRHGADGALPIDRAACREALARLTSSLARAPMPA, encoded by the coding sequence GTGACGCCGGAGCTCGTCACCGCGGGCGGGCTGACGGTCGATCATGTGATCTCGGCCGACGGGACGGTCGCGCTGGCGCGGGTCGGCGGCAACGGCGCCTATTCCAGCGTCGGCGCCTTGTGCTGGCGCGAGCCTATCGGCCTCGTCAGCGTCGCCGTGGCGAGCTATCCGCGCGAGACGCTTGCGCGGCTTCGCGACAACGGCGTCGCGCTCGACGGCGTCGTCATGGTCGATGTCGCGCTCGAGAGCGGAAACTGGTTCATCTATGACGATGAGGGCCACCGCAGCGAGCGACTGACCAGCCGCCCCGAGGAGCTGGCGCAGGCCGGTTTCCCGACCGACCGGCTCACGCCCCAGCAGGTCGATGACTGGCAGGCGCATCTGCGGCGGCGCGGCGATGGCGGCGAGCTGTCCTATTCGCAGTTCCGTGACACGCATCCGATGGTCGCGGCGCAGGTGCCGGAGCACTATCTGCGCGCGCGAGGGGCCCATTGCGCGCCGAGCCGCCCGGTCGTGCTGGCCGACCTGCTGCCCCTGTTCAACGGCCGCGGCATGGTGGTGACGCTCGATGCCGGCTGGCAGCTGGCGGAACTCTCGCTCGACGATCTCTCGCCCTTCCTCGCGCAGATCGACGCCTTCCTGCCCAGCGAGATCGAGCTCGCCGCGCTCGTCCCCGGCGTCCCGATCGAGCAGGCGCTGGCACTCGCGGCAGCGCGCTGCCGCGGCACGGCGGCGGTGAAGCTCGGGCCGCGCGGCTGCCTCGTCTGGGACAAGGCGGCCGGTGCGCCCGTCGCCGTGCCGGTGATTCCGACCCATGCCATCGATCCCACGGGCGCAGGCGATTCCTTTTGCGGCGGCTTCCTCGCCGGGCTCGTCGAGACGGGAGATCCCGTCCTCGCGGCCGCCTTTGGCGCCGTCTCGGCCTCGCTCATCGTCAGCCGCCACGGCGCCGACGGGGCACTGCCGATCGACCGCGCCGCCTGCCGCGAAGCGTTGGCGCGGCTGACATCCTCCCTCGCCCGCGCGCCCATGCCAGCCTGA
- a CDS encoding SIS domain-containing protein, which translates to MADHMQQFKALKRESSSDAPGDPERFRRVELTHTEMMAQGDAMTRTLATTAEAVKRIAGEIAARPLRRVVITGCGDSWIAGIGVRLAYERLLGVPCEPYEAFDLEQYGLDLLDDGTLTIGLSSSGNTAPVSASLKATVARGGYAVALTNTATSAMMQDFPAALLIQATRGGWPTQSSTAAMALLIALALAIAEAKGLGEGKAPGLASDLAALPAVMDAVATGFYDKAKALGVELARSDMMLLAGAGPHLAPAAFGAAKLKELAPIHAIAFPLEEYHHYRTQKAGDPLFLIAPDQASRQRALETAIVGKGVEGHTIALVPEGEDDFGPYCAHVWHLPPVRIELAPLVYSVPLHLFGYHVTKARDALGLGAPRLGGLAA; encoded by the coding sequence ATGGCCGACCACATGCAGCAGTTCAAAGCCCTCAAGCGCGAATCCTCATCGGATGCGCCTGGCGATCCTGAGCGCTTCCGGCGCGTGGAGCTGACGCATACGGAAATGATGGCGCAGGGCGACGCCATGACCCGCACGCTCGCGACCACGGCGGAGGCGGTGAAGCGCATTGCCGGCGAGATCGCCGCGCGGCCGCTGCGGCGCGTCGTCATCACCGGCTGCGGCGATTCCTGGATCGCCGGCATCGGCGTCCGGCTGGCCTATGAGCGGCTGCTGGGCGTTCCCTGCGAGCCCTATGAGGCCTTCGATCTCGAGCAGTACGGGCTCGACCTTCTCGACGACGGCACGCTGACGATCGGGCTGAGCTCGAGCGGCAACACCGCGCCCGTCAGCGCCAGCCTGAAGGCCACGGTCGCGCGCGGCGGGTATGCCGTGGCGCTGACCAACACCGCGACCTCGGCGATGATGCAGGATTTCCCGGCCGCGCTGCTGATCCAGGCGACGCGCGGCGGCTGGCCGACACAGTCCAGCACGGCCGCCATGGCGTTGCTGATCGCACTGGCGCTGGCGATCGCCGAAGCGAAGGGCCTCGGCGAAGGCAAGGCACCGGGGCTCGCAAGCGACCTCGCCGCACTGCCCGCGGTGATGGATGCCGTCGCGACGGGCTTCTACGACAAGGCGAAGGCGCTGGGCGTGGAGCTGGCGCGCAGCGACATGATGCTGCTGGCCGGGGCCGGCCCGCATCTGGCGCCCGCCGCCTTCGGCGCGGCCAAGCTGAAGGAGCTGGCACCGATCCACGCCATCGCCTTCCCGCTGGAGGAATACCATCACTACCGCACGCAGAAGGCCGGCGACCCGCTCTTCCTGATCGCGCCCGACCAGGCGAGCCGCCAGCGCGCACTGGAAACCGCCATCGTCGGCAAGGGCGTCGAGGGGCATACCATCGCGCTGGTGCCGGAGGGCGAAGACGACTTCGGCCCCTATTGCGCCCATGTCTGGCATCTGCCGCCGGTGCGGATCGAGCTGGCGCCGCTGGTCTACAGCGTTCCGCTGCATCTGTTCGGCTACCATGTGACCAAGGCACGCGACGCGCTCGGCCTCGGCGCCCCGCGGCTCGGCGGCCTCGCTGCGTGA
- a CDS encoding YHS domain-containing (seleno)protein produces the protein MISHRSALIGRRGLLALVALLALPGVAAAPAMTGKPVNTLGSAEGVAIRGYDPVAYFRQGGPRQGSPEHAVRHDGATWHFASAANRALFLADPERYKPAYGGFCAYGTSRGYLVKIEPEAWSIVEGRLYLNYDLDVRATWSKDTRTYLARSERNWKHLTARDIR, from the coding sequence ATGATCTCTCACCGCTCCGCCCTGATCGGCCGTCGCGGGCTGCTGGCCCTGGTCGCGCTCCTGGCCCTGCCGGGTGTCGCGGCCGCGCCGGCCATGACCGGGAAGCCCGTGAACACGCTGGGCTCGGCCGAGGGTGTCGCGATCCGCGGCTATGACCCCGTCGCCTATTTCCGCCAGGGCGGCCCGCGCCAGGGCTCGCCCGAGCACGCCGTCCGGCATGACGGCGCCACCTGGCATTTCGCCAGCGCCGCCAACCGGGCGCTCTTCCTGGCCGATCCGGAGCGCTACAAGCCGGCCTATGGCGGCTTCTGTGCCTACGGGACGTCGCGCGGCTATCTCGTGAAGATCGAGCCCGAGGCCTGGTCGATCGTCGAGGGCCGCCTCTACCTCAATTACGATCTCGACGTGCGGGCCACCTGGTCGAAGGACACAAGGACCTATCTCGCGCGCTCCGAGCGGAACTGGAAGCATCTCACGGCGCGGGACATCCGTTGA